The proteins below are encoded in one region of Polynucleobacter sp. AP-Nino-20-G2:
- a CDS encoding M48 family metallopeptidase, translated as MDIRIYWILAATALLSACANTTRPGTVGINRSQFMMASADEVNRLSATSYNEQNQKAKEKNILVTSGSTYDRLKVVANRLIPQTEAFRDDTKQWDWRLTLIEAPTLNATCAPGGKITFYTGIIEQLNLNDDEIAAIMGHEIAHALREHGRERVSQAAAQNILVSIAMAVAGPYGSAVSAANQVAQYAIVLPNSRENESEADAIGMELAARAGYNPQGAISVWQKMITATKDKSSPEFLSTHPSGETRIEQLNALMPAVEPLYAAALKPKVTMGKTRN; from the coding sequence TTGGATATCCGCATCTATTGGATCCTTGCGGCGACTGCCCTGCTCTCGGCATGCGCCAATACTACCCGCCCCGGAACAGTCGGCATCAATCGATCTCAATTTATGATGGCTTCTGCCGATGAAGTCAATCGCCTTTCAGCGACAAGTTATAACGAGCAAAATCAAAAAGCAAAAGAGAAAAACATATTAGTCACTTCGGGCTCCACCTATGATCGCCTGAAGGTTGTGGCAAATAGACTGATTCCACAAACTGAAGCATTTCGCGACGATACGAAGCAATGGGATTGGCGTCTGACACTAATTGAAGCGCCAACATTAAATGCCACCTGCGCACCAGGCGGAAAGATTACTTTTTATACGGGAATAATTGAGCAGCTTAATCTCAATGATGATGAGATTGCGGCAATCATGGGGCATGAAATTGCTCATGCATTAAGAGAGCATGGCAGGGAGCGAGTCTCGCAAGCGGCTGCGCAAAATATACTGGTGAGCATTGCTATGGCGGTAGCTGGTCCATATGGCTCTGCTGTCAGCGCCGCTAACCAGGTAGCGCAATACGCAATTGTTTTACCAAACTCAAGAGAGAATGAATCCGAGGCGGATGCAATTGGTATGGAACTCGCAGCAAGAGCTGGCTATAACCCCCAAGGGGCTATCAGCGTCTGGCAGAAGATGATTACAGCAACAAAGGATAAGAGTTCCCCAGAATTTCTGTCCACACACCCCTCTGGAGAAACCAGAATCGAACAACTTAATGCCCTTATGCCAGCAGTAGAGCCATTGTATGCGGCGGCCCTTAAGCCTAAGGTCACTATGGGGAAAACCAGAAACTAA
- the hyi gene encoding hydroxypyruvate isomerase, whose translation MPRFAANLTMLFTEQPFLERFALARIGGFKAVEFLFPYAFDVNDIKSALDNNALKLVLHNLPAGDWDSGERGIACLPDRIEEFRAGVAKAIEYATTLGVPQLNCLAGKVPEGVDRKVLHETFVSNLRFAALELQKVGLKLLIEPINTFDIPGFFLSKTEQGIEILNEVGAENAFLQYDIYHAQRMEGELSNTIQKHFNRIAHIQLADNPGRNEPGTGEINYEYLFDLFDRLGYAGYVGCEYKPLKSTEAGLAWMGKYEQL comes from the coding sequence ATGCCCCGTTTTGCCGCCAACCTCACAATGCTGTTTACCGAGCAACCATTTTTGGAGCGCTTTGCACTAGCCAGGATTGGCGGATTTAAGGCGGTCGAATTTCTTTTTCCTTACGCCTTTGATGTTAACGATATCAAATCAGCTTTGGATAACAATGCACTGAAGTTGGTTTTGCACAATTTGCCTGCTGGTGACTGGGATTCAGGGGAGCGAGGGATAGCCTGCTTACCTGATCGTATTGAAGAGTTTCGTGCTGGCGTAGCCAAGGCTATTGAATATGCTACAACGCTAGGGGTTCCTCAGTTAAATTGCCTGGCTGGTAAGGTGCCGGAAGGGGTTGATCGAAAAGTTTTACATGAAACTTTTGTGAGCAATCTTCGCTTCGCCGCATTAGAGCTTCAAAAAGTGGGCCTCAAACTCCTCATTGAGCCGATTAATACCTTTGACATTCCCGGCTTCTTCTTATCTAAAACCGAACAAGGTATAGAAATCCTGAATGAGGTTGGTGCGGAGAATGCTTTCTTGCAATACGACATCTATCATGCTCAGCGTATGGAAGGTGAGCTGTCCAATACGATTCAAAAACACTTCAATCGCATTGCGCATATTCAGTTGGCCGATAACCCCGGCCGCAATGAGCCCGGCACTGGTGAAATTAATTATGAATACCTCTTTGATTTATTTGATAGGCTGGGCTATGCAGGCTATGTAGGCTGCGAATATAAGCCTTTGAAATCTACTGAGGCTGGCCTTGCTTGGATGGGCAAATACGAACAGCTATAA
- a CDS encoding 2-hydroxy-3-oxopropionate reductase has translation MSKLKLGFVGLGIMGAPMAGHLIAAGHEVFINTRSKVPEELASTAAIICSSPAEVVQKADIIITMVPDTPDVEKVLFGANGIASTLTKGKVVIDMSSISPIATKDFAKKINALGCEYLDAPVSGGQLGAKGATLTIMVGGSDEAFARVKPVFELMGKNITLVGGNGAGQITKVANQIIVALNIEAVAEALVFAAKAGADPSKVREALMGGFASSKILEVHGERMIKRTFDPGFRIELHQKDLNLALSSARALGVSLPNTATAQELFNSCSAHDGKSWDHSAMVKALEKMADFEIGQKS, from the coding sequence ATGAGTAAATTAAAGTTAGGCTTTGTAGGATTGGGCATCATGGGTGCACCAATGGCAGGCCATTTGATAGCTGCCGGCCATGAGGTATTTATTAATACTCGCAGCAAAGTTCCAGAAGAGCTCGCTAGTACTGCCGCTATTATTTGCAGCTCTCCTGCGGAAGTGGTCCAGAAGGCGGACATTATTATCACCATGGTGCCGGATACTCCTGATGTGGAGAAGGTGCTGTTTGGAGCAAATGGTATTGCTTCAACCCTCACTAAGGGTAAGGTGGTAATTGATATGAGCTCAATCTCTCCTATCGCCACAAAAGATTTTGCAAAGAAAATTAATGCGCTTGGTTGCGAATATCTTGATGCGCCTGTTTCTGGTGGTCAATTAGGCGCAAAGGGTGCAACCTTAACGATTATGGTGGGCGGAAGTGATGAGGCTTTTGCGAGAGTTAAGCCTGTGTTCGAATTAATGGGTAAGAACATTACCCTGGTAGGTGGAAATGGGGCTGGTCAAATTACCAAAGTGGCCAACCAAATTATCGTTGCCCTCAATATTGAAGCGGTTGCAGAAGCATTGGTCTTTGCGGCAAAAGCAGGCGCAGACCCCTCGAAAGTTCGCGAAGCATTAATGGGCGGCTTTGCAAGCTCAAAGATTCTTGAGGTTCATGGTGAGCGCATGATCAAAAGAACATTTGATCCCGGATTCAGAATTGAGCTTCATCAGAAGGATTTGAATTTAGCGTTGAGTAGCGCTAGAGCGTTAGGGGTTTCATTACCGAACACAGCCACTGCGCAAGAATTATTTAATTCCTGTTCAGCTCACGATGGTAAATCTTGGGATCACTCTGCTATGGTTAAAGCGCTAGAAAAGATGGCAGATTTTGAAATTGGCCAAAAAAGTTAA
- a CDS encoding YqiA/YcfP family alpha/beta fold hydrolase, which translates to MTKTLLVYLHGFRSSPNSSKAMLTREAVRALSSAENAYEWYCLQLLASPKESMDMVTAYIDQAHADRIVVIGSSLGGFYTNYLAEKYQCKGVVLNPAVFAARELEPHVGLMTAYDSDEPFDFKSEYIDELRALQVNCITSPERYFLIAAKGDELLDWKEMVAFYAGAKQLVLEGSDHGIADYAKYLPFVIDFIKP; encoded by the coding sequence ATGACAAAAACCTTATTAGTCTATCTCCACGGCTTTCGCTCTTCGCCAAATTCCTCTAAAGCAATGCTGACGAGGGAAGCGGTGAGGGCGCTTTCATCCGCTGAAAATGCATATGAATGGTATTGCCTTCAATTGCTCGCCTCCCCTAAAGAGAGCATGGATATGGTTACCGCTTACATAGACCAAGCACATGCCGATCGCATTGTCGTTATTGGATCTTCTTTGGGCGGCTTTTACACCAATTACCTTGCTGAAAAATATCAATGCAAAGGCGTTGTACTTAACCCTGCAGTTTTTGCTGCTAGGGAGTTGGAGCCGCATGTGGGCTTAATGACCGCATATGACAGTGATGAGCCGTTTGATTTTAAGTCTGAATATATTGATGAGTTGAGGGCCCTGCAGGTAAATTGCATCACATCTCCTGAGCGCTATTTTTTAATTGCAGCCAAAGGCGATGAGTTACTTGATTGGAAAGAGATGGTTGCCTTTTATGCGGGAGCAAAGCAACTTGTTCTAGAGGGAAGTGACCACGGTATTGCTGATTACGCCAAATACCTACCTTTCGTTATAGACTTTATCAAGCCATAA
- a CDS encoding DUF3108 domain-containing protein has protein sequence MIRRNSLWIVISAIFLSIAGHLILFFGIPFISFRTPPPVPEDLIIKTDIRVEPPQKIQLSAKPKKKLPPKTSSTNAAKTINQPMEAEQGGALGNQSGQAFILPESSTLYYDAFVDGQLYQTGQLDWVTDGRNYRLYVNIPYALVGPFVFESRGSVDAYGLAPSIYWTQRGTKPPRYSRFDRDPKGAGKMFFSEKPEFTPDLLPGTQDRFSLMFQFASLLNGSNQIDEAGSIKALPVVDYNTLEMWQFKSYGELESEDIPSLGKTVNRHYALMQRENDPYKRQVDIWLARDLDWLPGRIRSRESNGRVVELIFRQKAPIDKARLLN, from the coding sequence GTGATTCGCAGAAACTCATTGTGGATAGTTATTTCTGCAATCTTCCTCTCCATTGCTGGGCATCTTATTTTGTTCTTTGGTATTCCTTTTATTTCATTTAGGACTCCACCACCAGTTCCAGAAGATTTGATTATCAAAACTGATATTCGGGTTGAACCCCCCCAAAAGATTCAACTATCAGCCAAGCCAAAAAAGAAATTACCGCCAAAGACATCGAGCACCAACGCAGCCAAGACCATCAATCAACCAATGGAGGCGGAGCAGGGTGGAGCGCTCGGCAATCAATCTGGTCAAGCATTTATATTGCCAGAGTCGAGCACTTTGTATTACGACGCATTTGTTGATGGTCAGCTTTATCAAACAGGTCAATTGGATTGGGTGACCGATGGAAGAAACTATCGTCTTTATGTCAATATTCCTTATGCGCTAGTTGGCCCATTTGTATTTGAGTCTCGCGGCTCTGTGGACGCCTATGGACTTGCCCCATCAATTTACTGGACTCAACGTGGTACTAAGCCCCCTCGATATTCCCGTTTTGATCGAGATCCAAAAGGGGCGGGGAAGATGTTCTTTTCTGAGAAGCCGGAATTTACTCCGGATTTACTTCCCGGAACTCAAGATCGCTTTAGTCTGATGTTTCAATTTGCCTCTCTTTTGAACGGTAGCAATCAGATCGATGAAGCCGGCTCAATCAAAGCGCTACCAGTCGTTGACTACAACACCTTGGAGATGTGGCAATTTAAGAGCTACGGTGAATTGGAGTCTGAGGACATACCAAGCCTAGGAAAGACGGTAAATCGTCATTACGCCCTCATGCAGCGTGAAAATGATCCCTACAAGCGACAGGTCGACATTTGGCTTGCTAGAGACCTAGATTGGCTTCCAGGGCGCATTAGATCACGCGAGTCAAATGGTAGGGTCGTAGAGCTGATATTCAGGCAAAAAGCACCGATTGATAAGGCCAGACTACTAAATTAA
- a CDS encoding ion channel produces MLTLHGVAVLMIAGAFHWLDRKLENRRVYGANFLSYFIAILLIIASHLIEIVAWSYICVALQVFPTNPQTFYFAGEMYTTVGYGDYTLSERWRILPIIISFSGIFAVSMSGAALYSMMGALLNRSNPNPKSGSDI; encoded by the coding sequence ATGCTGACACTTCATGGCGTTGCGGTACTAATGATTGCAGGCGCATTTCACTGGCTAGACAGAAAGCTAGAAAATAGACGAGTTTATGGGGCTAATTTTCTATCCTATTTCATAGCGATCTTGCTGATTATTGCCAGCCACTTAATTGAAATTGTTGCCTGGTCTTATATTTGTGTGGCATTGCAGGTTTTTCCCACAAATCCACAGACCTTTTACTTTGCTGGTGAAATGTACACAACGGTTGGTTATGGGGATTACACGCTTTCTGAGCGCTGGAGAATCCTTCCAATCATCATCTCCTTCTCTGGCATCTTCGCTGTATCAATGTCTGGAGCGGCCCTGTATTCAATGATGGGCGCCTTACTCAATCGATCCAACCCAAATCCAAAATCGGGTTCCGACATTTAA
- a CDS encoding ankyrin repeat domain-containing protein — MRNSFKFIFAANAVCIFISSLVLAQTADQIADFTKAAKFDDASEVKSLISAGVSPNTLDPNGNPMMIIAIRDKSFKVVDLLLADKATNVNLSNKSGETPLMMASIEGELPLVETLVLTKKADVNKTGWAPLHYACTTGKLDVAKFLIANGAMVNALSPSDTTPLMMAVSSGNELLIKYLLDNGADLRMRNHEGYSAIDVAELFSKSDIRDGLLARWQKLYKQPYPGGPKKFGS; from the coding sequence ATGAGAAATTCTTTCAAATTTATTTTCGCGGCTAACGCTGTATGTATCTTCATTTCCAGCTTGGTCCTGGCTCAAACTGCCGATCAAATTGCTGACTTCACGAAGGCGGCAAAGTTCGATGATGCTTCCGAAGTGAAGTCTCTAATTTCAGCGGGGGTTAGCCCGAATACGCTGGATCCAAACGGCAATCCGATGATGATTATTGCCATTAGGGATAAGTCGTTTAAGGTTGTCGATCTTTTGCTTGCGGATAAGGCTACTAACGTCAATTTAAGCAATAAAAGTGGCGAAACCCCTCTGATGATGGCCTCTATTGAAGGTGAATTGCCATTAGTCGAGACTTTAGTGCTCACCAAGAAGGCTGACGTTAATAAAACAGGCTGGGCACCGTTACATTACGCATGTACGACAGGAAAGCTTGATGTAGCCAAATTTTTGATTGCTAATGGCGCCATGGTAAATGCTTTGAGCCCAAGTGACACAACACCTTTAATGATGGCCGTCAGTTCTGGCAATGAACTCCTCATTAAATATCTTTTAGACAATGGCGCGGATTTGCGAATGCGTAATCATGAAGGTTACTCTGCAATTGATGTGGCGGAGCTTTTTAGTAAATCCGATATTCGTGACGGTTTACTGGCTAGATGGCAGAAGCTATATAAACAGCCATATCCAGGCGGCCCAAAGAAGTTTGGCTCATAA
- a CDS encoding TatD family hydrolase, whose translation MFIDSHCHLDFPEFQTRLPEVLANMAAAKVSHALCVSVDIPDFPKVLQLAEDHPHLYASVGVHPDYEDTPEPSFEFLVEQAKHPKIIAIGETGLDYYRMGDRSYESMEWQRERFRVHIRASIASKKPLIIHTRSSSEDTLRILKEEGANQIGGVMHCFTESAEVAKAAIDMGFFISFSGIVTFKSAKDLQATCKAVPLERMLIETDSPYLAPIPYRGKTNEPAWVSKVGEFIADLKEVSVERLAAQTSNNFFKCFHIDRAIS comes from the coding sequence ATGTTTATAGACTCGCATTGCCACCTCGATTTCCCTGAATTCCAAACTCGACTCCCTGAGGTTTTGGCCAATATGGCCGCCGCTAAAGTAAGTCATGCGCTTTGTGTTTCAGTGGATATTCCAGATTTCCCCAAGGTTCTTCAATTGGCAGAAGATCATCCTCATTTATATGCATCTGTCGGGGTTCACCCAGACTATGAAGATACTCCTGAGCCTAGCTTTGAATTTCTCGTTGAACAGGCTAAGCATCCCAAGATCATCGCAATTGGCGAGACGGGTTTAGATTACTACCGAATGGGTGATAGATCTTATGAATCTATGGAGTGGCAAAGAGAGCGCTTTCGAGTGCATATTCGAGCATCTATCGCCTCTAAGAAACCATTAATCATTCACACCAGATCTTCATCTGAAGATACCCTGAGGATCCTCAAAGAGGAGGGCGCAAATCAAATTGGCGGGGTAATGCATTGCTTTACAGAGAGTGCTGAAGTAGCAAAAGCGGCCATTGATATGGGCTTCTTCATCTCATTTTCTGGAATTGTGACTTTTAAGAGCGCTAAGGACCTGCAGGCCACCTGCAAAGCGGTTCCCTTGGAGCGTATGCTGATCGAGACAGATTCCCCATATTTGGCGCCAATTCCATATCGAGGCAAGACTAATGAGCCTGCCTGGGTATCTAAAGTCGGTGAATTTATCGCCGACCTTAAAGAAGTTTCGGTTGAACGGCTTGCCGCACAAACTTCTAATAATTTTTTTAAATGTTTTCATATAGATAGAGCGATTTCATGA
- a CDS encoding DNA polymerase III subunit delta', giving the protein MNSLVDQNRVAKQLAPWLQPLWDAMDLSAFPSSVLIHGQSGIGKLKFSIELAKALLCESPISSAKPCNQCDGCRWFNSGNHPDFITLVPETHRKYLPHGDFDVDVDLPKKSKATQVDGDGEAAEKKEKKNISIEETRSAIEGLSVGSHRGGNRVILIYPLEMLRSDSANTLLKSLEEPPANTIFILLADRLDRVLPTIRSRCRLLAAPRPDRTAGLLWLRQRLSGMTDLKISAADVESIYDEQGGAPYAVLDSLIARHNKDDKDELTIAIQASRYLLQAMSQGSRINWLDAAEKTQKARYSMLLATMQRWASDLQSAAQMGAPRYYPKHEASIKALAQQARLPKLLRFWKSLIQARRHENHPLANRIQLEALLSQYQQVFED; this is encoded by the coding sequence ATGAATAGTTTAGTAGATCAAAATCGGGTGGCTAAGCAGTTGGCGCCATGGCTCCAGCCCCTTTGGGATGCAATGGATCTTTCCGCATTTCCAAGTTCAGTATTGATTCATGGCCAATCTGGGATAGGTAAGCTTAAATTCTCCATTGAGCTTGCTAAAGCGCTTTTATGTGAGAGCCCAATCTCCTCGGCCAAACCCTGCAACCAATGTGATGGCTGTCGTTGGTTTAATTCTGGAAACCATCCGGACTTTATTACGCTCGTACCGGAAACGCATCGAAAGTATTTGCCTCATGGTGACTTTGATGTTGATGTAGATTTACCCAAGAAATCGAAAGCAACGCAAGTCGATGGAGATGGCGAAGCTGCCGAAAAAAAAGAGAAGAAAAACATTTCTATTGAAGAGACTCGTAGTGCTATTGAGGGCTTGTCCGTTGGTTCTCATCGCGGCGGAAATCGCGTCATTTTGATCTACCCTCTAGAGATGTTGCGCTCAGATTCTGCAAATACACTTCTTAAATCGCTTGAGGAGCCACCAGCGAATACCATTTTTATTTTGCTGGCAGATAGATTGGATCGGGTTCTACCAACTATTCGCTCGCGATGCAGGCTTCTTGCAGCCCCGCGGCCAGATCGTACTGCAGGCTTACTCTGGCTAAGGCAGCGGCTGAGTGGCATGACAGACCTCAAGATCTCTGCCGCTGATGTTGAATCAATTTACGATGAGCAGGGTGGGGCGCCTTATGCAGTTTTAGACTCGCTAATTGCCCGTCACAATAAAGATGATAAAGATGAGCTGACAATTGCCATCCAGGCATCGCGCTATTTACTGCAAGCCATGTCACAGGGTTCTCGTATTAATTGGCTTGATGCAGCGGAGAAGACCCAAAAGGCCCGATATTCCATGCTACTGGCGACCATGCAGCGCTGGGCGTCAGATCTCCAAAGCGCGGCTCAAATGGGCGCACCTCGTTATTACCCTAAACATGAAGCTAGCATCAAAGCGCTTGCGCAACAGGCTCGCCTACCAAAATTACTGCGTTTCTGGAAATCCTTGATTCAGGCGCGCAGACATGAAAACCACCCCCTGGCCAATCGCATTCAATTGGAAGCCTTGCTTTCTCAATATCAACAGGTATTTGAAGACTAA
- the tmk gene encoding dTMP kinase → MTAQFPGYFISFEGIDGAGKSTHIESFAQLIKDRHPDREIVLTREPGGTQLGEQLRGLLLDAPMNLETEALLMFAARREHIAQVIEPALRSGKIVISDRFTDASFAYQGGGRGLSLDKLNDLERWVQGRADGSLLQPNLTILFDLPGTVAEVRRSKVRAPDKFEQMDLTFFEKVRQEYLRRAKADSKRFHLVDATQTQESIWSGLQKLDIKLVDE, encoded by the coding sequence ATGACAGCTCAATTTCCAGGATATTTCATTAGCTTCGAAGGTATTGATGGTGCCGGTAAAAGTACTCACATTGAATCATTTGCCCAGCTTATTAAAGACCGCCACCCTGATCGCGAGATAGTACTTACCAGGGAGCCAGGTGGCACTCAGTTGGGCGAGCAATTGCGAGGTTTGTTGTTAGATGCGCCAATGAATTTGGAGACCGAGGCCTTATTGATGTTTGCTGCTCGTCGAGAACACATCGCTCAAGTCATCGAGCCAGCACTCAGATCTGGAAAAATTGTCATCTCCGATCGATTTACCGATGCAAGCTTTGCCTATCAAGGTGGTGGCAGGGGATTGAGTCTGGATAAATTAAATGATTTAGAGAGATGGGTACAAGGTCGCGCGGATGGAAGTCTGTTGCAACCTAATCTGACCATCTTGTTCGATCTGCCAGGCACCGTCGCGGAGGTCCGCAGATCAAAGGTTCGAGCCCCAGATAAATTTGAGCAAATGGATTTAACTTTTTTTGAAAAAGTTCGACAAGAGTATCTCCGCAGAGCGAAAGCGGATTCCAAACGCTTTCACCTAGTTGATGCCACTCAAACTCAAGAAAGTATTTGGTCAGGCCTTCAGAAACTTGATATCAAACTTGTCGATGAATAG
- the mltG gene encoding endolytic transglycosylase MltG, producing the protein MSKKFQGRTLFTGKVKTKGWKSLVLLGLAALCLFYGVIFLWPVVPASSNISSGTDPLSYRVKILPQSGLSAISQQLADQGIKTQALPLQIAARALFVGSKLKPGTYLLPIGGSLGKVLLQIARGDRVRESIAIIPGMTIWQLRAAIDNHPALIHQTKNMGPKQLLGALNLSYPGDEGLFFPDTYVFDPDDSDLSIYRRAAQAMQKQLNTAWEQREPSSPLKSPYELLILASIVEKETGRSSDRTLVASVFTNRLNSKMPLQTDPTVIYGIGPQFNGNLRKADLRKDSPYNTYMHKGLTPTPIAMPSKESLLAAAHPAKGDAVYFVARGDGTSHFSKTLKEHESAVDQYQRKRNIPAKTNSQ; encoded by the coding sequence ATGAGCAAAAAATTTCAGGGTAGAACTCTCTTTACGGGAAAGGTAAAAACCAAAGGCTGGAAATCTTTGGTGCTTTTAGGGCTTGCAGCCCTATGTCTTTTTTATGGGGTTATTTTTTTATGGCCTGTTGTGCCGGCCTCATCTAATATTTCGAGCGGGACCGACCCCTTAAGCTATAGAGTAAAAATTCTCCCTCAATCTGGCCTCTCAGCCATTTCTCAACAGCTAGCTGATCAAGGGATTAAGACCCAAGCACTACCATTGCAAATTGCTGCTAGAGCCCTATTTGTTGGGTCTAAGCTAAAGCCTGGCACTTATTTGCTGCCAATTGGCGGAAGTCTAGGCAAGGTTTTGCTCCAAATTGCGCGTGGAGATCGAGTGCGGGAGAGCATTGCGATTATTCCGGGAATGACTATTTGGCAATTGCGGGCGGCAATTGACAATCATCCAGCATTAATTCATCAAACGAAGAATATGGGCCCAAAGCAATTATTGGGGGCCTTGAACTTAAGTTACCCGGGAGATGAGGGGCTTTTCTTCCCGGATACCTATGTATTTGACCCCGATGATTCCGATCTATCTATCTACAGACGTGCAGCACAAGCAATGCAGAAGCAGCTAAATACCGCCTGGGAACAACGTGAGCCTAGTAGCCCCTTGAAATCCCCATACGAACTCCTCATTCTTGCGTCTATTGTTGAGAAGGAAACAGGGCGTTCTAGTGATAGAACTCTAGTCGCCTCCGTTTTTACCAATCGGCTGAATTCAAAAATGCCGCTTCAAACCGATCCTACCGTGATTTATGGGATTGGACCCCAATTTAATGGGAATTTAAGAAAAGCAGATCTTCGCAAGGACAGTCCCTACAATACTTATATGCATAAAGGATTAACCCCTACACCCATAGCAATGCCCAGCAAGGAATCTCTCCTTGCTGCCGCACATCCTGCTAAGGGTGATGCCGTCTATTTTGTCGCCCGAGGGGATGGTACAAGTCACTTTTCTAAAACCCTAAAAGAGCATGAGAGTGCGGTTGACCAATACCAGCGTAAACGTAACATCCCTGCAAAAACAAATTCACAATAA
- a CDS encoding folate-binding protein YgfZ, with amino-acid sequence MTLTQACNTTALADWGLILVEGADAASFLQNQLTNSVLGLTGTKPGEIAAGHASTRLVGYCNPKGRLLASAWIALYFDESNSENRFALFISKDIASSIAKRLSMFVLRSKVKVIDVSQDWEISGIYEEGQAPLLSPERQQSLALQLPDVLSDGKTFKRVLIAQSKETHANPMPNESALAQWNSLEVLSGIPRIVLATQEQFIPQMINFESVYGVDFKKGCYPGQEIVARSQYRGAVKRRLQLAHADSTDSNLALSMPGVELFHSDDTSQPCGMVVLAAPNPSSPSRIDYQIECKLDALETGVVYLGSNNSAVLKIDSLPYPLVEI; translated from the coding sequence ATGACCCTAACCCAAGCCTGTAATACAACCGCCCTTGCTGACTGGGGGTTAATTTTGGTGGAGGGTGCGGATGCGGCATCTTTTTTACAGAATCAGCTCACTAACTCTGTTTTGGGCTTGACAGGCACCAAGCCAGGGGAAATTGCTGCCGGACATGCATCCACAAGATTGGTGGGCTATTGCAATCCTAAAGGTCGCTTATTAGCAAGTGCATGGATAGCGCTGTATTTCGATGAAAGTAATTCAGAGAATCGCTTCGCCCTCTTCATCTCAAAAGATATTGCATCAAGCATTGCTAAGCGCCTCTCTATGTTTGTATTGCGCTCTAAAGTGAAGGTGATCGACGTTTCTCAGGATTGGGAGATTTCGGGAATCTATGAGGAAGGCCAAGCGCCATTACTGTCTCCCGAACGGCAGCAGTCGCTGGCACTTCAACTGCCAGATGTACTAAGTGATGGCAAAACTTTCAAGCGTGTATTGATTGCCCAATCTAAAGAAACACATGCCAATCCAATGCCCAATGAGTCTGCTTTAGCTCAATGGAATTCACTTGAGGTGCTAAGTGGAATTCCACGTATTGTCTTGGCGACGCAAGAACAATTCATACCGCAAATGATTAATTTCGAATCCGTTTATGGCGTGGACTTTAAAAAAGGTTGCTATCCAGGCCAAGAAATTGTGGCTCGCAGCCAGTATCGCGGTGCGGTTAAAAGACGGCTTCAACTTGCGCATGCTGACAGTACTGATTCCAATCTTGCATTAAGTATGCCGGGTGTTGAGCTCTTTCATTCAGATGACACTTCTCAACCCTGTGGCATGGTGGTGCTTGCTGCACCAAACCCTTCATCTCCAAGCAGAATTGATTACCAAATAGAGTGCAAATTAGACGCACTTGAGACTGGAGTGGTCTACCTAGGCTCTAACAATAGCGCTGTGCTAAAAATAGACTCATTACCCTACCCTTTGGTAGAAATTTAA